One window of the Amycolatopsis mediterranei genome contains the following:
- a CDS encoding TNT domain-containing protein (This protein contains a domain related to Tuberculosis Necrotizing Toxin, which is the C-terminal effector domain of outer membrane channel protein CpnT, and which has a lethal NAD+-glycohydrolase activity.) produces the protein MRNRVEVAERPDGLYAAWGEGTYRAQRSTTDGTVLLSVLPEEEAPEGFDKEFDGRPARVVPASEVPSTFTLRTFAEYDGEVFEVAPGDRPELTLRWVRDDAARAAQLGLTDFSVTVPAKQVTALWQTRLEFTETLEARPQPGTGDQNALLRAIGRTLLHTVPGGWARVGAQFRQVGDYAEIEVRAVGDEDGPVSVSLPAAPKLGGLFARLRAAMFQAEAGTWFQGTFTLDDQSQFDFDFDADREPDWRVPPNEGGRPSTAAYELELATYPRAPKHLPAWLTAKAGLPLDVVFRHARVADSHVEGERPVVTRPPVPPDQVRGLLDYLFRAPVALHRPAPLPDIFGAPGAKPDVPNAFHTDGTWIWPAAVPHYLRKYGVPPEPELVEQARAAGFRPPFVRELVRATAEAEVLGQPRPPQTAADLPDERALARVARGEQVRNLRGAETLELLQQRLAEHGVPAAAYRIGANEVPVEGVWTLRRAENGWEVSRPPSDEPVAFGSLGDAARFLLGVLLMLPPRPAEESDQPADWPILPMRGEPPLNFYRGKRLITLPPGTMVVRFGNETGNLVHADGSRFVETALAFEREREKRLYRAQRAIRVLTGVAAPWGGMPGGAVAHLLPRPLAQHVETGSLSRQ, from the coding sequence GTGCGCAACCGGGTTGAAGTGGCCGAACGCCCGGACGGCCTGTACGCGGCGTGGGGTGAGGGGACCTACCGCGCGCAACGGTCGACCACGGACGGCACCGTGCTGCTGTCCGTGCTGCCGGAGGAAGAAGCGCCGGAGGGCTTCGACAAGGAGTTCGACGGGCGTCCGGCGCGGGTGGTGCCGGCGAGCGAGGTGCCGTCGACGTTCACCCTGCGGACCTTCGCCGAGTACGACGGCGAGGTCTTCGAGGTCGCGCCGGGCGACCGGCCGGAGCTGACCTTGCGCTGGGTCCGCGACGACGCCGCCCGCGCGGCCCAGCTGGGCCTGACCGACTTCTCGGTCACCGTGCCGGCCAAGCAGGTCACGGCGCTGTGGCAGACGCGGCTGGAGTTCACCGAGACGCTGGAGGCGCGGCCGCAGCCGGGCACCGGCGACCAGAACGCGCTGCTGCGCGCCATCGGCCGGACACTGCTGCACACCGTGCCCGGTGGCTGGGCGCGGGTCGGCGCGCAGTTCCGGCAGGTCGGGGACTACGCCGAGATCGAGGTCCGCGCGGTCGGCGACGAGGACGGCCCGGTGTCGGTGTCGCTGCCTGCCGCGCCCAAGCTCGGCGGGCTCTTCGCGCGGCTGCGGGCGGCGATGTTCCAGGCCGAGGCCGGCACGTGGTTCCAGGGCACGTTCACCCTCGACGACCAGTCGCAGTTCGACTTCGACTTCGACGCCGACCGCGAGCCGGACTGGCGGGTGCCGCCCAACGAGGGCGGCCGCCCGTCGACCGCCGCCTACGAGCTGGAGCTGGCCACCTACCCGCGGGCGCCGAAGCACCTGCCGGCGTGGCTGACGGCGAAGGCCGGGCTGCCGCTGGACGTCGTGTTCCGGCACGCGCGGGTCGCCGACTCCCACGTCGAAGGTGAGCGCCCGGTGGTCACCCGGCCGCCGGTGCCGCCGGACCAGGTCCGCGGCCTGCTCGACTACCTGTTCCGGGCGCCGGTGGCGCTGCACCGGCCCGCGCCGCTGCCGGACATCTTCGGCGCGCCGGGGGCCAAGCCGGACGTGCCGAACGCGTTCCACACCGACGGCACCTGGATCTGGCCCGCCGCCGTGCCGCACTACCTGCGCAAGTACGGGGTACCGCCGGAGCCTGAGCTGGTCGAACAGGCACGCGCGGCGGGCTTCCGGCCGCCGTTCGTCCGCGAACTCGTCCGCGCGACGGCCGAGGCGGAGGTCCTCGGCCAGCCGCGGCCGCCGCAGACGGCCGCGGATCTGCCGGACGAGCGCGCCCTCGCCCGCGTCGCCCGCGGCGAGCAGGTCCGGAACCTGCGTGGCGCCGAGACCCTCGAGCTGCTCCAGCAGCGGCTCGCCGAGCACGGCGTGCCGGCGGCGGCCTACCGGATCGGCGCCAACGAGGTGCCGGTCGAAGGCGTCTGGACGCTGCGCCGCGCCGAGAACGGCTGGGAGGTTTCGCGGCCGCCGTCCGACGAGCCGGTGGCGTTCGGCTCGCTCGGCGACGCGGCCCGGTTCCTGCTGGGCGTGCTGCTGATGCTGCCGCCGAGGCCGGCGGAGGAGTCCGACCAGCCTGCCGACTGGCCGATCCTGCCGATGCGCGGCGAACCGCCGTTGAACTTCTACCGCGGCAAGCGCCTGATCACGCTGCCGCCGGGCACCATGGTCGTCCGGTTCGGCAACGAGACCGGCAACCTGGTGCACGCCGACGGCTCGCGGTTCGTCGAGACGGCGCTGGCGTTCGAGCGCGAACGTGAGAAGCGGCTGTACCGGGCGCAGCGCGCGATCCGCGTGCTGACCGGCGTGGCGGCGCCGTGGGGCGGGATGCCGGGTGGCGCGGTCGCCCACCTGCTGCCCCGGCCGCTCGCCCAGCACGTCGAGACCGGCTCGCTCAGCAGGCAGTGA
- a CDS encoding class I SAM-dependent methyltransferase, whose amino-acid sequence MTSIELLTDALAAYRSGDRDQAAELTAQAGLAGSTLADELRTYLAADDSAPVYDQPSAFTAFIRGGGNVELYRALSAELAARYDAGKPDSLLDLGCGDGLAVVPALEQASHLPPRIDLVEPSAALLEGVHERVPSAQCWQSTAQDFLARDDLGWDFVQSTFALQSIEPEQRAEVLRALQPRTGTLVLAEFDVPEFEEGSPEHLRSLVERYERGVAEYGEDATLVAQGFLLPVLLGIVSGQQRTNWEHPASVWAEQLTTAGFTDVDVTPLADYWWSPAVLITAC is encoded by the coding sequence ATGACCTCGATCGAGCTGCTCACCGACGCCCTCGCCGCCTACCGGTCCGGTGACCGCGACCAGGCCGCCGAACTTACCGCCCAGGCCGGGCTGGCCGGCTCCACGCTGGCGGACGAACTGCGGACGTACCTGGCCGCGGACGACTCGGCGCCGGTGTACGACCAGCCGAGCGCGTTCACGGCGTTCATCCGCGGCGGCGGCAACGTCGAGCTGTACCGGGCGCTGAGCGCCGAGCTGGCCGCGAGGTACGACGCCGGGAAGCCGGATTCCCTGCTGGACCTGGGCTGCGGTGACGGCCTCGCCGTGGTGCCCGCGCTGGAGCAGGCATCGCACCTCCCGCCGCGGATCGACCTGGTCGAACCGTCGGCCGCGCTGCTCGAGGGCGTCCACGAGCGGGTGCCGTCCGCTCAGTGCTGGCAGTCGACCGCGCAGGACTTCCTGGCCCGCGACGACCTCGGCTGGGACTTCGTCCAATCGACGTTCGCGCTGCAGTCCATCGAGCCGGAGCAGCGCGCGGAGGTGCTGCGCGCGCTGCAGCCGCGGACCGGGACGCTGGTGCTCGCCGAGTTCGACGTCCCCGAGTTCGAGGAAGGCTCGCCGGAGCACCTCCGCTCGCTCGTCGAGCGCTACGAGCGCGGGGTGGCCGAGTACGGCGAAGACGCCACGCTGGTCGCCCAGGGCTTCCTGCTGCCGGTGCTGCTCGGGATCGTCTCCGGGCAGCAGCGGACGAACTGGGAGCACCCCGCTTCGGTCTGGGCCGAGCAGCTCACGACGGCGGGCTTCACCGACGTCGACGTCACCCCGCTCGCCGACTACTGGTGGTCGCCCGCCGTCCTGATCACTGCCTGCTGA
- a CDS encoding sensor histidine kinase, giving the protein MAGGGSFLVALLRRGAPAIATATSELPDEIADPAPMHALRRISRMSGPIDPTERDSLLLRATRYVVLIPLAYRLLAVPGQLGVYVLQHGTTGLLPVGVFALLSVALNFIGLRWMFRSAPFRGRDAGKLLAVDLAFTVLSPLVIALTVPTQAYFDALAVTSVHVYGEIGLLTLALGLPSGLVFGLLGFPLRMLANWLNTGRFQVGAAFSTYSVLLAELFLATAALVLTGLGTRLALAYGTRNGRLAERAQQHRRLHDTVLQTLEAMALSGPGDAEERLVEIQRLARAQAMEIRHTIESAASERAEAGARPLGEKLAALAAEMARDGLRAQLVVAELDDDTLSEVRQIAIRDAVREAMRNTMKHSGTDRVVVRVEERDGGIAVITRDHGSGFSAADHPAGFGISESITARLAEVGGTSLVESGLAGGGTRVTLWVPF; this is encoded by the coding sequence GTGGCGGGCGGGGGCAGCTTCCTGGTGGCGCTGCTGAGGCGCGGTGCCCCCGCGATCGCCACCGCCACGAGTGAGCTGCCCGACGAGATCGCCGATCCGGCGCCGATGCACGCGCTGCGGCGCATCTCCCGGATGTCCGGGCCGATCGACCCCACCGAGCGCGACAGCCTGCTGCTGCGCGCCACCCGGTACGTCGTGCTCATCCCGCTGGCCTACCGGCTGCTCGCGGTGCCCGGCCAGCTCGGTGTCTACGTCCTCCAGCACGGCACGACCGGGCTGCTGCCGGTCGGGGTGTTCGCGCTCCTGTCGGTGGCGCTGAACTTCATCGGCCTCCGCTGGATGTTCCGCTCGGCGCCGTTCCGCGGCCGCGACGCCGGCAAGCTGCTGGCCGTCGACCTGGCCTTCACGGTGCTTTCGCCGCTGGTCATCGCACTGACCGTGCCCACGCAGGCGTACTTCGACGCGCTCGCGGTCACCAGCGTCCACGTGTACGGCGAGATCGGCCTGCTGACGCTCGCGCTGGGCCTGCCGAGCGGGCTGGTGTTCGGGCTGCTCGGCTTCCCGCTGCGGATGCTGGCGAACTGGCTGAACACCGGCCGGTTCCAGGTCGGCGCCGCGTTCTCGACGTACTCCGTGCTGCTCGCGGAGCTCTTCCTGGCCACCGCCGCACTGGTGCTGACCGGCCTCGGCACCCGCCTGGCGCTGGCCTACGGCACCCGCAACGGGCGGCTCGCCGAGCGCGCCCAGCAGCACCGGAGGCTGCACGACACCGTGCTGCAGACCCTGGAAGCGATGGCGCTGTCCGGCCCCGGTGACGCCGAGGAGCGGCTGGTGGAGATCCAGCGGCTGGCGCGGGCGCAGGCGATGGAGATCCGGCACACGATCGAGTCGGCGGCCTCCGAGCGGGCGGAGGCCGGCGCCCGGCCGCTGGGCGAGAAGCTCGCCGCGCTCGCCGCCGAGATGGCCCGCGACGGCCTGCGCGCCCAGCTCGTAGTGGCCGAGCTCGACGACGACACGCTGTCGGAGGTTCGGCAGATCGCCATCCGCGACGCCGTCCGCGAGGCGATGCGGAACACGATGAAGCACTCCGGCACGGACCGCGTCGTGGTCCGCGTCGAGGAGCGCGACGGCGGCATCGCGGTGATCACCCGCGACCACGGGAGCGGGTTCAGCGCGGCCGACCACCCCGCCGGGTTCGGCATCAGCGAGTCGATCACCGCCCGGCTGGCCGAGGTCGGCGGGACGTCGCTGGTCGAGTCGGGGCTCGCCGGGGGTGGCACGCGAGTGACGTTGTGGGTCCCGTTCTGA